Proteins found in one Paenibacillus dendritiformis genomic segment:
- the infB gene encoding translation initiation factor IF-2, with product MSKQEKDNKDKLRVYEYAKSLNMSSKEIITILKRLNIPVNNHMSVMENDAVKKVEQFFRDVKANAQAKREGGQPSKPQAQTSQAGTKQTEAAKKPEQHKESNDRPQGQRGSRDGQRQPQRGEQQREGNRGQAGRNSDRNAQRGGGGQRDQQRQGEKQTTMNTRPNQTNNRPGGQDSTQRKPQGGTNNTNRGGGQGGSANNQNRGGGQGGQGQGGQGQRQGKPGNAAASNRSNPPRRFEDSNAKDGKRNNKPGNRRFDDNNKFGGSRGGQGRGRNKGRNNHQQQDRREKIDNTPKKIIVRGAMTVGELAKLLHKDASEVIKKLLFLGVMATINQEVDLDTIQLIADEFKVEVDLKLPAIEDPFEAEEEMDDEADLMERPPVVTIMGHVDHGKTTLLDAIRKTNVTSGEAGGITQHIGAYQVEFNQKKITFLDTPGHEAFTLMRARGAQVTDITIIVVAADDGVMPQTVEAISHAKAANVPIIVAVNKIDKPEANPDRVKQELTEYELVPEEWGGDTIFVNVSAKQRMGLEELLEMILLVAEVNEFKANPDKLARGTVIEAELDKGRGPVARILVQHGTLRVGDAFVAGTCFGRVRAMVNDKGRRLKEAGPSTPVEITGLTDVPQAGDPFMAFEEERKARSIAEKRATTLRESQWGANSRVTLDDLFKHIKEGEMKELNVIIKADVQGSVEALRGSLEKIDVEGVRVKIIHSGAGAITESDIILATASNAIVVGFNVRPDAQAKATADQEKVDIRLHRVIYSIVEEIEQAMKGMLDPEYKEVVIGHAEVRNTFKVGKVGTIAGCMVTQGKISRSADARLIRDGIVVFDGKIDSLKRFKDDAKEVAQGYECGIMLEKFNDIKEGDIIEAFVMEAVER from the coding sequence TTGAGTAAACAAGAGAAGGACAATAAAGATAAATTGAGAGTTTACGAATATGCCAAATCGCTCAATATGAGCAGCAAGGAAATTATTACGATACTAAAGCGTTTGAACATTCCAGTCAACAACCATATGAGCGTAATGGAGAATGATGCCGTGAAGAAGGTCGAACAGTTTTTCCGTGATGTAAAAGCAAATGCGCAAGCCAAGCGAGAAGGAGGGCAACCTTCGAAGCCGCAAGCGCAGACGAGCCAAGCGGGAACGAAGCAGACCGAAGCGGCGAAAAAGCCGGAACAGCACAAAGAATCGAACGACAGACCGCAAGGCCAGCGCGGCTCGCGCGACGGGCAGCGCCAACCGCAGCGCGGCGAGCAGCAGCGCGAAGGCAATCGCGGGCAAGCGGGACGCAATTCAGATCGCAATGCGCAGCGTGGCGGAGGCGGTCAACGAGATCAACAGAGACAGGGCGAGAAGCAAACGACAATGAATACGAGACCGAACCAAACCAACAACAGACCGGGCGGGCAGGATTCAACACAACGCAAGCCTCAGGGCGGAACGAACAATACGAACCGTGGCGGCGGACAGGGCGGATCAGCGAACAATCAGAACCGCGGCGGCGGCCAAGGCGGCCAAGGACAAGGCGGCCAAGGACAACGGCAAGGAAAGCCCGGCAATGCGGCAGCTTCGAACCGTTCCAACCCGCCGCGCCGCTTCGAGGATTCCAACGCGAAGGACGGCAAGCGGAACAATAAGCCAGGCAACCGCCGCTTCGACGACAACAACAAGTTCGGCGGTTCCCGGGGCGGACAAGGCCGCGGCCGCAACAAAGGCCGGAACAACCATCAGCAGCAGGATCGCCGCGAGAAAATCGACAACACACCGAAGAAAATTATTGTTCGCGGTGCGATGACGGTTGGAGAACTGGCGAAGCTGCTTCATAAGGACGCTTCCGAGGTCATCAAGAAGCTGTTGTTCCTCGGTGTTATGGCGACGATCAACCAGGAAGTCGATCTGGACACGATCCAGCTGATTGCCGATGAGTTCAAGGTCGAAGTCGATCTGAAGCTTCCGGCTATCGAGGATCCGTTCGAAGCAGAGGAAGAAATGGACGACGAGGCCGATCTGATGGAGCGTCCGCCGGTCGTTACGATTATGGGCCACGTCGACCACGGGAAGACGACGCTGCTCGATGCTATCCGCAAGACGAACGTTACTAGCGGCGAAGCGGGCGGCATTACCCAGCATATCGGTGCATATCAAGTTGAATTCAATCAGAAAAAGATCACGTTCCTGGATACCCCGGGCCACGAAGCGTTCACGCTGATGCGGGCGCGCGGCGCGCAGGTAACGGATATTACGATTATCGTCGTCGCTGCAGATGACGGCGTCATGCCGCAGACGGTAGAGGCGATCAGCCACGCGAAGGCGGCCAACGTTCCGATCATCGTCGCTGTCAACAAAATTGACAAGCCCGAGGCGAATCCGGATCGCGTGAAGCAGGAATTGACAGAGTATGAGCTCGTTCCGGAGGAGTGGGGCGGAGATACGATCTTCGTCAACGTATCCGCGAAGCAGCGCATGGGTCTGGAAGAACTGCTTGAAATGATTCTGCTCGTCGCCGAGGTCAATGAATTCAAGGCGAACCCGGACAAACTGGCCCGCGGGACCGTCATTGAAGCCGAGCTCGACAAGGGACGCGGCCCGGTTGCCCGCATTCTCGTGCAGCATGGCACCTTGCGCGTCGGTGACGCGTTCGTCGCAGGCACCTGCTTCGGGCGGGTTCGCGCGATGGTCAATGACAAGGGACGCCGGCTCAAGGAGGCAGGCCCGTCGACGCCGGTCGAGATTACCGGTCTGACGGACGTTCCGCAAGCGGGTGATCCGTTCATGGCGTTCGAGGAAGAGCGCAAAGCCCGCTCCATCGCCGAGAAGCGCGCGACGACGCTTCGGGAAAGCCAGTGGGGTGCGAACTCCCGCGTCACCTTGGACGATCTGTTCAAGCATATTAAGGAAGGCGAGATGAAGGAACTAAACGTCATCATCAAGGCGGACGTTCAAGGATCGGTAGAAGCGCTGCGCGGATCGCTCGAGAAGATCGATGTCGAGGGCGTGCGTGTCAAGATCATTCATTCCGGCGCCGGGGCGATTACCGAATCGGATATTATTCTCGCAACGGCATCCAACGCGATTGTTGTCGGCTTCAACGTGCGTCCGGACGCGCAAGCGAAAGCGACGGCCGATCAAGAGAAGGTGGACATCCGTCTGCACCGCGTAATCTATTCCATCGTGGAAGAGATTGAACAAGCGATGAAGGGGATGCTCGATCCGGAGTACAAGGAAGTCGTCATCGGACACGCGGAAGTGCGCAATACGTTCAAGGTCGGCAAGGTCGGAACGATCGCCGGCTGTATGGTCACGCAGGGCAAGATTTCGCGTTCTGCCGATGCTCGCCTGATTCGCGACGGCATCGTCGTGTTCGACGGCAAGATCGACTCCTTGAAGCGCTTCAAGGATGATGCCAAGGAAGTGGCGCAAGGCTACGAGTGCGGAATTATGCTGGAGAAGTTCAATGACATCAAGGAAGGCGACATTATCGAGGCGTTCGTCATGGAAGCCGTTGAGCGATAA
- the rbfA gene encoding 30S ribosome-binding factor RbfA has translation MANFRSGRVGEQMKKELSQLIQLELKDPRIGFVTVTGVEVTNDLSLARVYLSVMGTEEEKEDTIKALEKASGFLRSEIGKRIRLRHTPELSFKIDASIEYGSRIEKLLGDIRDDHETT, from the coding sequence ATGGCAAACTTCCGATCCGGACGGGTTGGCGAACAGATGAAGAAGGAGCTGAGCCAGCTTATCCAATTGGAATTAAAAGATCCTCGAATCGGGTTTGTCACGGTGACAGGCGTCGAAGTGACGAATGACCTGTCGCTGGCCAGAGTCTATCTCAGTGTGATGGGGACGGAAGAAGAAAAGGAAGATACGATCAAAGCACTGGAAAAGGCCAGCGGTTTTCTCCGATCCGAGATCGGCAAGCGAATCCGTCTGCGCCATACGCCGGAGCTATCGTTCAAGATTGATGCTTCCATTGAATACGGCAGCCGGATAGAAAAGCTGCTTGGCGATATTCGCGACGATCATGAGACGACATAA
- a CDS encoding DHH family phosphoesterase: MAEMLSDRYAEDIERACEFLRSCDDVLVVSHVQPDGDAISSTLVIGWLLDKWNKTYRLVNENGVPGRLADLPMAEQIGSYADAEEDPENKYSTVICVDCADYARIGKIANWVAPDARILNIDHHPTNDRYGEAALIRHDAAATAEILYDLLLAAGVELDEQVGTMLYTGLLTDTGGFRYSNTTPHVMSVASELLKLGVQGNAIAERLLETMSMAQLKLIQCGLSRLTFTPDQRIGWLFITPDDMRETGAVNEDLEGLVNYARNVEGVDVGLLFKQIDDRSVKVSMRSSERVDVSAIAQSFGGGGHVRAAGCKVSGTLDDIIIQVVERVKQEL; the protein is encoded by the coding sequence ATGGCAGAAATGTTATCCGACCGTTACGCAGAAGATATCGAGCGGGCATGCGAGTTCCTGCGATCATGTGACGATGTGCTCGTCGTATCGCATGTGCAGCCGGACGGGGATGCGATCAGCTCTACACTCGTCATCGGCTGGCTGTTGGACAAATGGAACAAAACATATCGGCTTGTCAACGAGAACGGTGTGCCGGGCCGCCTGGCGGACTTGCCGATGGCCGAGCAGATTGGCAGTTACGCGGATGCAGAAGAAGATCCGGAGAACAAATATTCGACGGTCATATGCGTGGATTGCGCCGACTATGCCCGGATCGGGAAGATAGCGAACTGGGTCGCCCCGGATGCCCGCATCTTGAATATTGATCATCATCCGACCAATGATCGCTATGGCGAGGCGGCGCTTATCCGCCATGATGCCGCAGCGACGGCGGAGATTCTGTACGATCTTCTGCTGGCAGCGGGCGTCGAGCTGGACGAGCAGGTCGGGACGATGCTCTATACCGGGCTGCTGACCGATACGGGCGGCTTCCGCTACAGCAATACGACTCCGCATGTGATGAGCGTGGCTTCCGAGCTGCTGAAGCTGGGGGTGCAAGGGAACGCGATCGCGGAACGGCTGCTGGAGACGATGTCCATGGCGCAGCTGAAGCTGATACAATGCGGATTGTCCCGGCTAACCTTTACCCCGGATCAGCGAATCGGCTGGCTCTTCATCACGCCGGATGATATGCGGGAGACGGGAGCGGTCAATGAAGACCTGGAAGGTCTCGTTAATTATGCCCGCAATGTCGAAGGCGTCGACGTCGGGCTGCTGTTCAAGCAAATTGATGATCGGAGCGTCAAGGTGAGCATGCGTTCTTCGGAGCGCGTCGATGTCTCCGCGATTGCGCAATCGTTCGGTGGCGGGGGGCATGTCCGGGCTGCCGGCTGCAAAGTATCCGGCACGCTGGATGATATCATTATTCAAGTAGTGGAACGGGTGAAACAAGAATTATGA
- the truB gene encoding tRNA pseudouridine(55) synthase TruB — protein sequence MTELHGVLPVWKPAGWTSHDVVAKVRRLIREKRIGHTGTLDPQVVGVLPLCVGRATRLVEYLQEMPKEYEATLRLGVSTDTEDMSGEVVERADASHVTEAMVKEALLSFIGPIEQVPPMYSAVKVNGKRLYELAREGKTVERKPRQVTIHHIELIGMTLGGAEPEVRFRVQCSKGTYIRTLCVDVGRKLGVPATMAELIRTRSANFGEEDSFTFAQIEEAMAAGTLGQLLIPMDRAVSHFPELRVAPAFAPHAVQGKGIPERGLNVPPLTNCIYRLYDEEGTFFGLYHKPDTEQVLRPIKVFVP from the coding sequence ATGACAGAGCTTCATGGTGTTCTTCCGGTATGGAAGCCGGCAGGCTGGACGTCGCACGATGTCGTGGCCAAAGTCCGCCGGCTCATTCGGGAAAAGCGGATCGGGCATACGGGCACGCTCGACCCTCAAGTCGTGGGGGTCCTGCCGTTATGCGTCGGCAGAGCGACCCGACTGGTTGAATATTTGCAGGAAATGCCGAAGGAGTATGAAGCGACGCTGCGGCTTGGCGTGTCGACCGATACGGAGGATATGTCAGGCGAAGTGGTGGAACGCGCCGATGCATCCCATGTGACCGAAGCGATGGTCAAGGAAGCGCTGCTGTCGTTCATCGGGCCCATCGAACAGGTTCCTCCCATGTACTCCGCCGTCAAGGTGAACGGCAAGCGGCTGTACGAGCTGGCGCGCGAAGGCAAGACCGTGGAGCGCAAGCCACGTCAAGTGACGATCCATCATATCGAGCTGATCGGAATGACGCTTGGCGGCGCGGAACCGGAGGTGCGGTTCCGTGTTCAATGCTCCAAGGGAACGTACATACGCACCCTGTGCGTCGACGTCGGACGGAAGCTGGGGGTGCCGGCGACAATGGCGGAATTGATCCGGACCCGCTCCGCCAACTTCGGGGAAGAGGACAGCTTCACCTTCGCCCAGATTGAAGAAGCGATGGCGGCCGGAACGCTGGGACAGCTGCTGATTCCGATGGATCGCGCCGTCTCGCATTTTCCCGAGCTGCGGGTCGCTCCCGCCTTCGCGCCGCATGCGGTTCAGGGCAAGGGCATACCGGAACGAGGGCTGAACGTTCCGCCTTTGACGAATTGCATCTATCGGTTGTATGATGAAGAAGGAACTTTTTTCGGCTTGTATCATAAGCCGGACACGGAGCAGGTGCTGCGTCCGATCAAGGTCTTCGTGCCTTAA
- a CDS encoding bifunctional riboflavin kinase/FAD synthetase codes for MIHATDGHAEWMAWQQPQVVILGHFDGIHAGHVKVIERGLKYGREHGLPVALMTFHPHPKAVFGDERYARCLTPPKEKERILAQLGIDRLYIIDFNLSFAQLQARKFADCLCNLGVKHAVVGFDNRFGHRGEGSAELLAEWGEGCFSVDIVPAHNDNDAKVSSTRIRQCLAEGQITKANQLLARPYLLRGTVIHGDARGRTIGFPTANVDLDEPYVIPKNGVYAVKVKVGGKWHDGVMNIGLKPTFKSGETRPSIEAHLFDFDADIYGEEVTVAVMDFLRAEQKFDGIAALVAQITADAEEARRRLASIEGAPALESVFQG; via the coding sequence GTGATACATGCAACAGACGGACATGCGGAATGGATGGCGTGGCAGCAGCCGCAAGTGGTGATCCTGGGTCATTTCGACGGCATACACGCCGGCCATGTGAAGGTGATTGAGCGGGGGCTGAAGTATGGGCGGGAGCATGGTCTGCCTGTCGCCCTGATGACCTTCCACCCTCATCCGAAGGCGGTATTCGGCGATGAACGGTATGCAAGATGCTTGACTCCGCCGAAGGAGAAGGAACGGATTCTGGCCCAGCTCGGAATCGATCGCTTGTACATCATAGACTTCAATCTGAGCTTCGCCCAGCTGCAGGCCCGCAAGTTCGCGGACTGCCTGTGCAATCTCGGCGTGAAGCATGCCGTGGTCGGCTTCGATAACCGGTTCGGCCATCGCGGAGAAGGCTCGGCCGAGCTGCTGGCCGAATGGGGAGAGGGCTGCTTCTCCGTCGATATCGTGCCGGCCCACAACGATAACGATGCGAAGGTAAGCAGCACCCGTATCCGCCAATGCCTTGCCGAAGGCCAGATCACGAAGGCCAATCAATTGCTGGCCCGTCCTTATCTGCTCCGCGGGACGGTCATCCATGGCGATGCCCGCGGCCGCACGATCGGCTTCCCGACCGCGAATGTGGACCTGGATGAACCCTATGTCATTCCAAAAAACGGCGTCTATGCCGTCAAAGTGAAGGTTGGCGGAAAGTGGCATGACGGCGTGATGAACATCGGCTTGAAGCCGACCTTCAAGAGCGGGGAGACGAGACCTTCGATCGAGGCGCATCTGTTCGACTTCGATGCGGACATTTACGGGGAAGAAGTGACCGTTGCCGTCATGGATTTCCTGCGAGCCGAGCAGAAGTTCGACGGCATCGCGGCGCTCGTCGCCCAGATCACGGCGGATGCCGAGGAAGCCCGTCGACGGCTGGCTTCGATTGAGGGTGCGCCAGCATTGGAGAGCGTATTTCAGGGGTAG
- the rpsO gene encoding 30S ribosomal protein S15, translating into MALTQERKQQLIDTHKTHESDTGSPEVQIAILTENIVNLTDHLRTHKKDHHSRRGLLKMVGQRRKLLAYLKKKDVKRYSALIEKLGLRR; encoded by the coding sequence ATGGCATTGACTCAAGAGCGCAAGCAACAGCTCATTGACACGCATAAGACGCACGAATCGGATACTGGATCTCCGGAAGTGCAGATCGCTATCCTTACTGAGAACATCGTTAATTTGACGGATCACTTGCGGACACATAAGAAAGACCATCATTCCCGCCGCGGATTGTTGAAAATGGTCGGTCAACGCCGTAAGCTTCTTGCTTACTTGAAGAAGAAGGATGTTAAACGTTACAGCGCATTGATCGAGAAGCTCGGACTGCGCCGTTAA
- the pnp gene encoding polyribonucleotide nucleotidyltransferase, whose protein sequence is MNRIEMELGGRPLVLETGRLAKQANGAVKVQYGDTVVLCTVTASKEPKDLDFFPLTVNYEERLYSVGKIPGGFIKREGRPSEKAILASRLIDRPIRPLFPDGFRNDVQIVDLVMSVDQDCPPEMAAMIGTSAALSISDVPFNGPIGGVIVGRIDGQFIINPTVEQEEKTDIHVTVAGTKDAIMMVEAEANEVPEEVMLEAIMFGHDEIRKIVDVIERFTEMAGTAKMEVKLHAVDTDVNAAVRAFAQERLVEAIRIPEKHARQDAIDAINQEAVEHFEAQYIESPELMDDVKETLYDIVKEEVRRLITHEKLRPDGRKLDEIRPIECDTSLLPRTHGSGLFTRGQTQALSICTLGALGDVQILDGISLEESKRFMHHYNFPPFSVGEARPLRAPGRREIGHGALGERALSKVIPPESDFPYTIRLVSEVLESNGSTSQASICASTLAMMDAGVPIKAPVAGIAMGLIKDGEHFSILSDIQGMEDHLGDMDFKVAGTAEGVTAIQMDIKIDGIDRSILTQALAQAREGRMFILDKMLQVIDKPRETLSPYAPKILIMQINPDKIRDVIGAGGKVVNKIIDETGVKIDIEQDGRIFIASPNEESNIRARDMIEAIVKEVVVGEVYTGTVKRIEKFGAFVEILPGKEGLVHISQMAAERIAKVEDVASIGDKIEVKVVEIDQQGRINLSRRVLLEPAQPEGAAPADGSASDRPRSGGRPPHGGSRPRGPRPPRPQS, encoded by the coding sequence ATGAACCGCATCGAGATGGAACTTGGCGGAAGACCGCTTGTACTCGAGACGGGACGATTGGCGAAGCAGGCCAACGGCGCCGTCAAGGTTCAATACGGTGACACGGTCGTCCTATGTACCGTGACCGCTTCGAAGGAACCAAAAGATTTAGACTTTTTTCCGCTAACCGTGAATTATGAAGAGCGTCTGTATTCCGTGGGCAAGATTCCCGGGGGATTCATCAAGCGGGAAGGACGTCCGAGCGAGAAGGCGATTCTGGCCAGCCGTCTTATTGACCGCCCGATTCGCCCGTTGTTCCCGGACGGCTTCCGCAATGACGTTCAGATTGTCGATCTCGTCATGAGCGTCGATCAGGATTGCCCGCCAGAGATGGCGGCCATGATTGGAACGTCCGCTGCGCTGTCGATCTCCGATGTGCCGTTCAACGGCCCGATCGGAGGGGTTATCGTCGGCCGGATTGACGGTCAATTCATCATTAACCCTACCGTGGAGCAAGAAGAGAAGACCGACATTCACGTCACGGTCGCAGGCACGAAGGATGCGATCATGATGGTCGAAGCGGAAGCGAACGAAGTGCCGGAAGAAGTGATGCTGGAAGCAATCATGTTCGGCCACGATGAGATTCGCAAGATTGTCGACGTGATCGAGCGCTTCACCGAGATGGCCGGAACAGCGAAGATGGAGGTCAAGCTCCATGCCGTTGACACCGACGTCAATGCGGCGGTGCGCGCATTTGCGCAGGAGCGCCTGGTGGAAGCGATCCGCATTCCGGAGAAGCATGCGCGCCAGGATGCGATCGATGCCATCAACCAGGAAGCGGTTGAGCATTTTGAAGCCCAGTATATCGAGTCCCCTGAGCTTATGGATGATGTGAAGGAGACCCTGTACGACATTGTCAAGGAAGAAGTGCGCCGCTTGATTACGCATGAGAAATTGCGCCCGGACGGCCGCAAGCTGGATGAGATCCGCCCGATCGAGTGCGATACGAGCTTGCTACCGCGCACGCACGGATCAGGTCTGTTCACGCGGGGCCAGACTCAGGCACTGAGCATCTGTACGCTGGGTGCGCTGGGCGATGTGCAGATTCTGGATGGCATCTCGCTGGAAGAATCGAAGCGCTTCATGCATCATTATAACTTCCCGCCGTTCTCCGTAGGGGAAGCTCGTCCATTGCGTGCGCCAGGCCGCCGTGAGATTGGACATGGCGCTCTCGGTGAACGCGCGCTGTCCAAGGTCATTCCGCCGGAGTCGGATTTCCCGTACACGATCCGTCTCGTCTCTGAGGTGCTGGAATCGAACGGGTCCACTTCCCAGGCCAGCATCTGCGCGAGCACGCTGGCGATGATGGATGCAGGGGTTCCGATCAAAGCGCCGGTAGCCGGCATCGCGATGGGGCTTATCAAGGACGGCGAGCATTTCTCGATTCTGTCCGATATTCAAGGGATGGAAGATCATCTTGGAGATATGGACTTCAAAGTGGCAGGGACCGCCGAAGGGGTTACCGCCATCCAGATGGACATCAAAATCGACGGCATTGACCGCAGTATATTAACGCAAGCTTTGGCGCAAGCGCGTGAAGGGCGCATGTTCATCCTGGACAAGATGCTTCAGGTCATCGACAAGCCGCGCGAGACGCTGTCTCCGTATGCGCCTAAGATTTTGATCATGCAGATCAATCCGGACAAAATCCGCGACGTCATCGGCGCAGGCGGCAAGGTGGTTAACAAAATCATCGATGAGACCGGCGTCAAAATCGATATCGAGCAGGATGGCCGCATCTTCATTGCATCGCCGAATGAAGAGTCCAATATTCGCGCCCGCGATATGATCGAAGCGATCGTCAAGGAAGTCGTCGTCGGCGAAGTATATACCGGAACGGTGAAGCGGATTGAGAAGTTCGGCGCGTTCGTGGAGATTCTTCCTGGCAAGGAAGGGCTCGTTCATATTTCGCAAATGGCGGCTGAGCGCATCGCGAAGGTGGAGGATGTCGCTTCCATCGGCGATAAGATCGAAGTCAAGGTTGTCGAGATTGATCAACAAGGCCGCATCAATCTGTCGCGCCGCGTATTGCTTGAACCGGCACAGCCGGAAGGGGCAGCGCCTGCAGACGGAAGCGCATCGGATCGTCCGCGCAGCGGAGGGCGTCCGCCGCATGGAGGATCGCGTCCAAGAGGACCGCGCCCGCCACGGCCGCAATCGTAA
- a CDS encoding polysaccharide deacetylase family protein — MDSMRPVTRKWIFIIVAFIGVLYIGTGTEAGSFIKERKAVLAISEAYQPKEAEALEQLPLKERIAEEAKSKYIAPIDARIDRVWKAIPGYNGLEVDLERTYEANKAKRAGTDITWVMRELPPRVKLDQLEPQPIYRGNPNKKMAGLMINVAWGNEHIEPMLATLKEEKVKATFFLDGSWLKKNPEMAKRIQEEGHELENHAYSHPNMSELSAGLQAQQIEKTKRLLETTLQVKNKWFAPPSGDFNALTVQTAHAHGLKTVLWTVDTVDWKHPNPSDVIRKIDAKVEPGSLILMHPTPSSKAALQGIIRTIRSKGILPGTVSETLSEKRLDLELVEPR, encoded by the coding sequence ATGGACTCAATGCGGCCAGTCACACGAAAATGGATCTTCATCATCGTTGCCTTTATAGGGGTGCTATATATCGGAACGGGAACAGAAGCCGGATCTTTCATTAAAGAGCGCAAAGCGGTGCTCGCTATCAGCGAGGCATATCAGCCGAAAGAGGCGGAAGCTCTGGAGCAGCTCCCGTTGAAGGAACGGATTGCGGAGGAGGCCAAAAGCAAATATATCGCACCGATCGACGCGCGAATCGACCGGGTCTGGAAAGCGATACCGGGGTACAACGGGCTGGAGGTTGATCTCGAGCGAACATACGAAGCCAATAAAGCGAAGCGGGCAGGCACCGATATCACATGGGTCATGCGAGAGCTTCCGCCGCGGGTGAAGCTTGATCAATTGGAGCCGCAGCCGATCTATCGCGGCAATCCGAATAAGAAGATGGCCGGGCTGATGATTAATGTCGCTTGGGGGAACGAGCATATCGAACCGATGCTGGCTACCCTCAAGGAAGAAAAAGTGAAGGCGACGTTCTTCCTTGATGGCAGCTGGCTGAAAAAAAATCCGGAGATGGCGAAGCGGATTCAGGAGGAAGGGCATGAGCTTGAGAATCATGCCTATTCCCATCCGAACATGAGCGAGCTGAGCGCGGGCTTGCAGGCCCAGCAAATCGAGAAAACGAAGCGCTTGCTGGAGACGACCCTCCAAGTGAAGAACAAATGGTTCGCGCCTCCATCCGGCGACTTCAACGCGCTGACGGTTCAAACCGCGCATGCGCACGGATTGAAGACCGTTCTCTGGACGGTGGACACCGTCGATTGGAAACATCCGAATCCTTCCGACGTCATTCGCAAAATCGACGCGAAGGTAGAGCCCGGCTCCCTCATTCTGATGCATCCCACGCCTTCCTCCAAGGCCGCGCTGCAAGGCATCATCCGCACGATTCGCAGCAAAGGCATATTGCCCGGAACGGTCAGCGAGACGCTGTCCGAGAAGCGGCTCGACTTGGAGTTGGTTGAGCCGCGTTAA
- a CDS encoding M16 family metallopeptidase yields the protein MEKVQLSNGLRVVMEKIPTCRSVSFGIWVKTGSRNENETTNGISHFIEHMMFKGTERFDAKAIADSFDAIGGNVNAFTSKEYTCYYAKVLDEHLPIAVDVLSDMFFRSALQAEELSKEKNVILEEIAMYEDTPDDTVHDLVTRAAYGSHPLAYPILGTKERLEPMGSADLRQYMQEHYTIENTVIAVAGNFDASLLELLEKHFGHFHNSRPSHEVSAPIFGGSSIFHQKKTEQNHICLSLPGCSMTDPRLYAMILLNNVIGGGMSSRLFQEIREKRGLAYAVYSYHSSHADCGLFTIYAGTAPKQTQDVLGITIDVLGNLAAHGLTQDELKKGKEQLKGSLILGLESTGARMNRLGKNELMLGRHYTLDEIIARIDSITMDDITYVLSRMLSEPFAAAMVGANDRAISAFRRDTFVTASPSSSN from the coding sequence GTGGAGAAAGTGCAGTTAAGCAATGGCCTGCGGGTCGTTATGGAAAAAATACCAACCTGCCGTTCCGTGTCATTCGGCATTTGGGTGAAGACCGGTTCACGCAATGAGAATGAGACGACCAACGGTATTTCTCATTTTATTGAGCACATGATGTTCAAAGGTACGGAGCGGTTCGATGCCAAGGCGATCGCGGATTCATTCGACGCAATCGGAGGGAATGTGAATGCATTTACTTCGAAGGAATATACGTGCTACTATGCGAAAGTGCTGGATGAGCATCTCCCGATAGCCGTCGATGTGCTGTCGGACATGTTTTTCCGTTCCGCCCTGCAGGCAGAAGAGCTGAGCAAGGAAAAGAACGTCATACTCGAGGAAATCGCGATGTATGAAGACACGCCCGATGATACGGTGCACGATCTCGTCACACGTGCCGCCTATGGCAGCCATCCGCTCGCGTATCCGATTCTCGGGACGAAGGAACGTCTCGAGCCGATGGGGTCTGCCGACTTGCGCCAATACATGCAGGAGCACTATACGATTGAAAATACGGTGATCGCCGTGGCGGGCAATTTCGATGCCTCCCTTTTGGAGCTGCTGGAGAAGCATTTCGGACATTTCCACAATTCCCGCCCGTCTCACGAGGTGTCTGCGCCAATATTCGGCGGGAGCTCGATCTTCCATCAGAAGAAGACCGAGCAGAATCATATTTGCTTGAGCTTGCCAGGCTGCTCCATGACCGATCCGCGGCTCTATGCCATGATCTTATTGAATAACGTTATCGGAGGCGGCATGAGCTCGCGCCTGTTCCAGGAGATCCGCGAGAAGCGTGGCTTGGCCTACGCGGTCTATTCCTATCATTCCTCTCATGCGGATTGCGGACTGTTCACCATCTATGCGGGCACGGCGCCGAAGCAGACGCAAGACGTGCTGGGCATTACGATCGACGTGCTCGGCAATCTCGCTGCCCACGGTCTGACGCAGGATGAATTGAAGAAGGGCAAGGAGCAGTTGAAAGGAAGCTTGATACTGGGGCTGGAGAGCACCGGCGCCCGGATGAACCGGTTGGGCAAGAACGAGTTGATGCTCGGCCGTCACTATACATTAGATGAAATTATTGCGCGGATCGATTCGATTACGATGGATGACATTACATATGTCTTATCCCGCATGCTGTCCGAGCCGTTTGCCGCGGCCATGGTTGGAGCGAACGATCGCGCAATTTCGGCTTTCAGGAGGGATACCTTTGTTACAGCAAGTCCATCAAGTTCAAATTAA